One window of the Macaca thibetana thibetana isolate TM-01 chromosome 1, ASM2454274v1, whole genome shotgun sequence genome contains the following:
- the LRRC71 gene encoding leucine-rich repeat-containing protein 71 isoform X4, with product MSSEQSAPGPSPRAPRPGTQKSSGAVTKKGERAAKEKPATVLPPVGEEEPKSPEEYQCTGVLEIDFAELCTRWGYTDFPKVVNRPRPHPPFVPSASLSEKATLDDPRLSGSCSLNSLESKYVFFRPTIQVELEQEDSKSVKEIYIRGWKVEERILGIFSKCLPPLTQLQAINFWKVGLTDKTLTTFIELLPLCSSTLRKVSLEGNPLPEQSYHKLMALDSTIAHLSLRNNNIDDRGAQLLGQALSTLHSCNRTLVSLNLGFNHIGDEGAGYIADGLRLNRSLLWLSLAHNRIQDKGALKLAEVLRAFELTHTEVVERRRLLLEKGTQERSRSPSSSRHGDSKTDREKSQMVGISNSALVDKTDKTQTMKTPKGLGKKKEKSWELAKKEEKSGSGQSPTQGTPKKEDATKAGKGKVTIPEQKPSRIKGIKIGSREKRSILPESELVVEATEVINPLLEPVEHRDGKVFMPGNKVLLHLNLLRNRITEVGLEGFLATVQYQMQFSKAKSVSKGPVGLLWLSLAKNCFAPQCPAYAIIQELMLPRDPIKAKLREDEAMAFFP from the exons ATGTCGAGCGAGCAGAGCGCGCCGGGGCCCTCACCCAGGGCCCCGCGTCCGGGGACCCAGAAGTCTTCCGGCGCGGTGACCAAAAAGGGAGAGCGCGCGGCCAAAGAGAAGCCGGCGACTGTTTTGCCTCCCGTGGGAGAGGAGGAGCCCAAAAGCCCTG AGGAGTACCAGTGCACGGGGGTCCTCGAGATCGACTTCGCCGAGCTCTGCACGCGATGGGGCTACACGGACTTCCCCAAAGTTGTCAACCGGCCCCGCCCCCACCCGCCCTTCGTCCCCTCCGCGTCTTTGTCGGAAAAGGCCACCCTAG acgATCCGCGGCTGTCGGGGTCCTGCAGCCTCAACAGCCTGGAGAGCAAATACGTGTTCTTCCGGCCCACCATCCAGGTGGAGCTGGAGCAGGAGGACAGCAAGTCGGTGAAGGAAATCTACATCCGCG GTTGGAAGGTTGAAGAACGGATTCTGGGTATCTTCTCTAAATGTCTGCCCCCGCTCACCCAGCTACAGGCCATCAA CTTTTGGAAGGTGGGACTGACGGATAAGACCCTGACCACCTTCATCGAGCTCCTGCCTCTCTGTTCATCCACGCTCAG GAAGGTGTCTCTGGAGGGGAACCCACTGCCGGAGCAGTCCTATCATAAGCTCATGGCCTTGGACAGCAC GATTGCGCACTTGTCTCTGCGGAACAATAACATCGACGACCGCGGGGCGCAActcctgggccaggcactgtccACGCTGCACAGCTGCAACCGGACCCTCGTCTCGCTCAACCTGGGCTTCAACCACATCGGGGACGAGGGCGCGGGCTACATCGCGGAC GGTCTCCGGCTGAACCGTTCCCTGCTCTGGCTGTCCCTGGCCCACAATCGCATCCAGGACAAGGGCGCCCTGAAGCTGGCTGAG GTCCTGCGCGCCTTCGAGTTGACGCACACGGAGGTGGTGGAGCGCCGGCGTCTCCTGCTGGAGAAAGGGACGCAGGAGCGCTCGCGATCG CCCTCCTCCTCTCGACATGGGGACTCCAAAACGGACCGTGAGAAGAGTCAGATGGTAGGGATCAGCAATAGTGCATTGGTGGACAAGACAGACAAGACACAGACAATGAAAACCCCTAAGGGCCTGGGCAAGAAAAAGGAGAAGTCATGG GAATTGGCCAAGAAAGAGGAGAAGTCGGGGTCTGGGCAGTCACCCACACAAGGAACCCCTAAGAAAGAAGATGCCACAAAGGCAGGCAAGGGGA AGGTAACCATCCCTGAGCAGAAGCCAAGCAGGATAAAAGGGATCAAGATCGGGAGCAGAGAGAAGCGCAGCATCCTCCCGGAGTCCGAG CTGGTTGTTGAGGCTACTGAGGTGATCAACCCTCTCCTGGAGCCTGTGGAGCACCGAGATGGGAAAGTTTTCATGCCTGGGAACAAGGTCCTTTTGCACCTCAACCTCCTCC GGAACCGCATCACAGAGGTGGGTCTGGAGGGCTTCCTCGCCACAGTGCAGTATCAGATGCAGTTCTCCAAGGCCAAGAGTGTGTCCAAGGGTCCAGTGGGGCTGCTGTGGCTGTCCCTCGCT aaaaattgCTTCGCCCCACAATGTCCTGCGTACGCCATAATCCAGGAGCTGATGTTGCCAAGGGATCCCATCAAGGCCAAACTCAGGGAGGATGAGGCCATGGCATTCTTCCCCTAG